In Polaromonas sp. JS666, one genomic interval encodes:
- the gtdA gene encoding gentisate 1,2-dioxygenase — MNARNLDLESQLSRKAYYDRIGADNMTPLWEVLGALVPHSPRSPAVSHLWKYADVRDRVMEAGTLISAAEAERRVLILENPALRGQSCITQSLYAGLQLIMPGEVAPAHRHTQSALRLVLDGEGAYTAVDGERTTMRRGDFIITPAWTWHDHGNLGDQPVVWLDGLDIPIVRFLDAGFAEKSDSDYQAVVRPEGDALARYGSNMVPVDFYQQPAEPTKVFVYPWERTLASLKAIAAGTPDAHFGYKQRYINPATGRSPMPTIAAFSQLIPAGFETRPYRCTDGTVYVCLSGSAEATVEGKTVRLDENDVLVVPSWHNHQFRAGPEAVLFSYSDRPVQQALGLWREHRA, encoded by the coding sequence ATGAACGCCAGAAATCTCGACCTCGAATCCCAGCTGAGCCGCAAAGCCTATTACGACCGCATTGGCGCCGACAACATGACGCCGCTCTGGGAAGTGCTGGGCGCGCTGGTGCCGCACTCGCCCAGGTCGCCGGCGGTCTCGCATCTGTGGAAGTACGCCGACGTGCGCGACCGCGTGATGGAAGCCGGCACGCTGATCAGCGCGGCCGAGGCTGAGCGCCGCGTGCTGATCCTGGAAAACCCTGCGTTGCGCGGCCAGTCCTGCATCACGCAGTCGCTGTATGCGGGCCTGCAACTCATCATGCCGGGCGAAGTGGCGCCGGCCCATCGCCACACGCAGTCCGCGTTGCGGCTGGTGCTGGACGGCGAGGGCGCCTACACCGCGGTCGATGGCGAACGCACGACGATGCGCCGCGGCGATTTCATCATCACACCGGCCTGGACCTGGCATGACCATGGCAATCTGGGCGACCAGCCGGTGGTATGGCTCGACGGCCTGGACATTCCCATCGTGCGCTTCCTCGATGCCGGATTTGCAGAGAAAAGCGACAGCGACTACCAGGCCGTCGTCCGGCCGGAAGGCGATGCGCTGGCGCGTTACGGCTCCAACATGGTCCCGGTCGATTTCTACCAGCAGCCGGCCGAGCCGACCAAGGTGTTTGTTTATCCCTGGGAACGCACGCTGGCCTCATTGAAAGCCATAGCCGCCGGTACGCCCGATGCGCACTTCGGCTACAAGCAGCGCTACATCAACCCGGCCACCGGCCGTTCGCCGATGCCGACAATCGCGGCGTTCTCCCAGCTGATTCCCGCAGGTTTCGAGACGCGGCCTTATCGCTGCACCGACGGCACGGTGTACGTGTGCCTCAGCGGCAGCGCCGAAGCGACTGTCGAAGGCAAGACCGTTCGCCTCGATGAGAACGACGTGCTGGTTGTGCCGTCCTGGCACAACCACCAGTTCCGCGCCGGTCCCGAGGCCGTGCTCTTCAGCTATTCAGACCGCCCCGTGCAGCAGGCCCTCGGCCTGTGGCGCGAACACCGCGCCTGA
- a CDS encoding fumarylacetoacetate hydrolase family protein, translated as MNYAIEPAVIPTLAVAGISERFPVNRIFCVGRNYAAHAREMGKDPDRDPPFFFMKPANAAVDASSPVSIPYPPKTKNFHHEIELVVALGKGGRDIAVADALDHVYGYGVGLDMTRRDLQLDARDKGRPWEFGKSFALSAPVGALSRVADSGHVAEGAISVTVNGSARQSSDIAKLIWSVSECIAYLSEYETLEPGDIIMTGTPEGVNAVVAGDVMQGDIAGLAGITVTVKA; from the coding sequence ATGAACTACGCCATCGAACCCGCCGTCATCCCCACGCTTGCCGTAGCAGGCATCAGCGAACGCTTTCCCGTCAACCGGATCTTTTGTGTGGGCCGAAACTACGCCGCGCATGCGCGCGAGATGGGCAAAGACCCTGACCGCGACCCGCCGTTCTTTTTCATGAAACCGGCCAACGCCGCTGTCGATGCGTCGTCGCCTGTCAGCATTCCCTATCCGCCGAAGACGAAGAACTTCCACCACGAAATTGAACTCGTCGTCGCCCTCGGCAAGGGCGGCCGCGACATCGCTGTGGCCGATGCGCTGGACCACGTCTACGGCTACGGCGTCGGCCTGGACATGACACGCCGCGACCTGCAACTCGACGCGCGCGACAAGGGCCGCCCCTGGGAATTCGGCAAGTCCTTCGCGCTGTCGGCACCCGTCGGCGCGCTGTCACGCGTGGCCGACAGCGGCCATGTGGCTGAAGGCGCCATCAGCGTCACAGTCAATGGCAGCGCCCGTCAGTCGTCGGACATTGCCAAGCTGATCTGGTCGGTCTCGGAATGCATCGCCTACCTGTCCGAATACGAAACGCTGGAGCCCGGCGACATCATCATGACCGGCACCCCCGAGGGCGTGAACGCCGTGGTTGCG